A part of Geothrix oryzae genomic DNA contains:
- a CDS encoding DinB family protein: protein MPETQTLTSTCLADQLERGFRGGAWHGPAVMELLTGVDGPLAQWRPYPTSHSMAELAGHLAYWLRDAERQIVGAPHLQGGPGSDWGPAVMDSEAAWQAVCAALEEAHGRLRTAVLQVEESRFDEARSGSDTTIRGLLMGTLQHNAYHAGQIALLRKLAEAAGGRPS, encoded by the coding sequence ATGCCCGAGACCCAGACCCTGACCTCCACCTGCCTGGCGGACCAGCTCGAGCGCGGCTTCCGGGGCGGCGCCTGGCATGGGCCGGCCGTGATGGAGCTGCTGACGGGCGTCGATGGGCCCCTCGCACAGTGGCGGCCGTACCCCACCAGCCACTCCATGGCGGAGCTTGCGGGCCATCTGGCCTACTGGCTCCGGGACGCGGAGCGGCAGATCGTCGGCGCCCCCCACCTGCAGGGCGGACCAGGTTCCGATTGGGGCCCCGCCGTGATGGACTCCGAAGCCGCCTGGCAGGCGGTCTGCGCGGCCCTGGAGGAGGCCCATGGCCGCTTGAGAACCGCCGTCCTCCAGGTGGAGGAAAGCCGCTTCGACGAGGCCAGATCGGGCTCCGACACCACGATTCGCGGCCTTCTGATGGGCACGCTGCAGCACAACGCCTACCATGCGGGCCAGATCGCCCTGCTGCGCAAGCTGGCGGAGGCGGCCGGCGGGAGGCCTTCGTGA
- a CDS encoding CGNR zinc finger domain-containing protein produces the protein MDETPALPAQGPFELSGGDLCLDFVNTWGDRGRPETDGLRTYPQLVAFARQTGLIDPAGEAALIARAAAKAPAASTAIEAARSLREALYGVFSARAQDREIPGRDLARLNAALREALPNLRLSLQGKALVWHWRPDAAALTSLLWPIARAAADLLTQATAPVRECGGAQCTWLFLDQSRGRSRRWCSMASCGNRAKARRHYRRTRSDSPEGS, from the coding sequence GTGGACGAAACCCCTGCACTGCCTGCCCAAGGCCCCTTCGAGCTGTCGGGGGGCGATCTCTGCCTGGATTTCGTGAACACCTGGGGTGACCGCGGCCGGCCGGAGACGGATGGGCTGCGGACCTATCCGCAGCTGGTGGCCTTCGCCCGGCAGACCGGCCTGATCGACCCCGCGGGCGAGGCCGCACTGATCGCCCGGGCCGCCGCCAAGGCCCCGGCGGCCTCGACTGCGATCGAGGCCGCCCGGAGCCTGCGCGAGGCCCTGTACGGCGTCTTCTCGGCCCGGGCCCAGGACCGGGAGATCCCGGGCCGGGACCTGGCCCGGCTCAATGCGGCCCTCCGGGAAGCCCTGCCGAACCTGCGCCTCAGCCTCCAGGGGAAAGCGCTGGTCTGGCACTGGCGGCCCGATGCCGCCGCCCTGACCTCGCTCCTCTGGCCCATCGCCCGGGCCGCGGCGGACCTGCTCACCCAGGCCACGGCGCCCGTCCGGGAATGTGGGGGGGCCCAGTGCACCTGGCTGTTCCTCGACCAGAGCCGCGGCCGGTCCCGGCGCTGGTGTTCCATGGCCAGCTGCGGCAACCGCGCCAAGGCCCGCCGCCACTATCGCCGGACCCGATCCGACTCCCCGGAGGGAAGCTAG
- a CDS encoding NADPH-dependent 2,4-dienoyl-CoA reductase: MPYPHLLAPLDLGFTTLRNRVLMGSMHTNLEEAKDGFAKLAAFYAERARGGVGLIVTGGIAPNLRGRLTPFGSQLSWPWQVGKHRKVTEAVHAGGGKIALQILHGGRYSYHPLSVAPSPVKSPITPFKPRALSERGIRATLRDYARCAALAKQAGYDGVEIMGSEGYLINEFIAARTNRRTDGWGGSYENRMRFPVEVVKAVRAAVGADFIVIFRLSMLDLVPEGSSWDEVVRLAQAVEAAGATIINTGIGWHEARVPTIGAMVPRGAYAWVTKKLKGEVGIPLIATNRINTPEVAEELLAGGCADMVSMARPLLADAEFVKKAAEDRAPDINTCIACNQACLDHVFQQKRATCLVNPRACYETELVFAPAYAPRRIAVAGGGAAGMSFACHAAERGHVVTLFEAGPELGGQLNLAKRVPGKEEFYEMLRYFGRRLATAGVTVRLGERATVALLSDYEEVILATGVLARRPDIPGLDHPKVISYPDLLSGRKTAGKTVAVIGAGGIGFDVAEFLVQPDATPRVERYLSEWGVDGTHDLRGGLLPAPQPPEPARQVFLLQRKTDRMGAGLGKTTGWIHRAGLKAMKVKMQGGVHYERIDDEGLWIRDGKDAGSKCLAVDSIVLCTGQVSERSLAEPLQALGRSVHLIGGADLAVELDAQRAIRQGAELAARI, encoded by the coding sequence GTGCCCTACCCCCACCTGCTGGCTCCCCTCGACCTCGGGTTCACCACGCTGCGCAACCGCGTGCTCATGGGCTCGATGCATACGAACCTCGAGGAGGCCAAGGACGGCTTCGCCAAGCTGGCGGCCTTCTATGCCGAGCGGGCCCGGGGCGGCGTGGGTCTCATCGTCACGGGCGGCATCGCCCCCAACCTGCGGGGCCGCCTCACGCCCTTCGGTTCCCAGCTCTCCTGGCCCTGGCAGGTGGGCAAGCACCGGAAGGTGACCGAGGCCGTCCACGCCGGGGGCGGGAAGATCGCGCTGCAGATCCTCCATGGCGGGCGCTACAGCTACCACCCCCTCAGCGTGGCGCCTTCCCCCGTGAAGAGCCCCATCACCCCCTTCAAACCCCGGGCCCTCTCGGAACGCGGCATCCGGGCGACCCTCCGCGACTACGCCCGCTGTGCGGCCCTGGCCAAGCAGGCCGGCTACGACGGCGTGGAGATCATGGGCAGCGAGGGCTACCTCATCAACGAGTTCATCGCCGCCCGCACCAACCGCCGTACGGACGGCTGGGGGGGATCCTACGAGAACCGAATGCGCTTCCCCGTGGAGGTGGTGAAGGCCGTGCGCGCCGCCGTGGGCGCCGACTTCATCGTCATCTTCCGCCTCTCCATGCTGGACCTGGTGCCCGAGGGCAGCAGCTGGGACGAGGTGGTACGGCTGGCCCAGGCCGTGGAAGCTGCGGGGGCCACGATCATCAACACGGGCATCGGCTGGCACGAAGCCCGCGTGCCCACCATCGGCGCCATGGTGCCCCGCGGGGCCTACGCCTGGGTGACGAAGAAGCTCAAGGGCGAGGTGGGCATCCCGCTCATCGCCACCAACCGCATCAACACGCCGGAGGTGGCGGAGGAGCTCCTGGCCGGCGGCTGCGCCGACATGGTGAGCATGGCGAGGCCCCTGCTGGCGGACGCAGAGTTCGTGAAGAAAGCCGCCGAGGACCGCGCCCCGGACATCAACACCTGCATCGCCTGCAACCAGGCCTGCCTGGATCATGTCTTCCAGCAGAAGCGGGCCACCTGCCTCGTGAACCCCCGGGCCTGCTACGAGACCGAGCTCGTCTTCGCCCCGGCCTACGCCCCCCGCCGCATCGCCGTGGCAGGCGGGGGCGCCGCGGGCATGAGCTTCGCCTGCCACGCCGCCGAGCGCGGCCATGTGGTCACCCTCTTCGAGGCCGGCCCGGAGCTGGGCGGCCAGCTCAACCTCGCCAAGCGCGTGCCGGGCAAGGAGGAGTTCTACGAGATGCTGCGCTACTTCGGGCGGCGCCTGGCCACCGCGGGGGTGACCGTGCGGCTGGGCGAGCGGGCCACCGTGGCGCTGCTCTCGGACTACGAGGAGGTCATCCTCGCCACGGGCGTGCTGGCCCGCAGGCCCGACATCCCGGGCCTCGACCACCCCAAGGTGATCAGCTACCCGGACCTGCTCTCCGGACGGAAGACGGCCGGAAAGACCGTGGCCGTCATCGGAGCCGGGGGCATCGGGTTCGATGTGGCCGAGTTCCTGGTGCAGCCCGACGCCACCCCCCGGGTCGAGCGGTACCTGAGCGAGTGGGGGGTGGACGGCACCCACGACCTCCGGGGCGGCCTGCTCCCCGCGCCCCAGCCGCCGGAGCCCGCGCGCCAGGTCTTCCTGCTGCAGCGCAAGACCGACCGCATGGGCGCCGGGCTCGGCAAGACCACCGGCTGGATCCACCGCGCCGGCCTGAAGGCCATGAAGGTGAAGATGCAGGGGGGCGTCCACTACGAGCGCATCGACGACGAAGGCCTCTGGATCCGCGACGGCAAGGACGCCGGATCCAAGTGCCTGGCCGTGGACAGCATCGTCCTCTGCACAGGCCAGGTCTCCGAGCGGAGCCTCGCCGAGCCCCTGCAGGCCCTGGGGCGCTCGGTGCATCTCATCGGCGGCGCCGACCTGGCCGTCGAACTCGATGCCCAGCGCGCCATCCGGCAGGGGGCCGAGCTGGCCGCACGGATCTGA